A genomic stretch from Cryomorphaceae bacterium includes:
- a CDS encoding DUF4293 family protein — MVLLLKTGLLSLSQNLLLMIQRIQTVYLALAILSMALMFAFKISYIETGDDLAVITVYGVTLNDQAVQNSWLVLPPWAWNVLIIAALVSAVVLYRNRRRQMLLARTSSLLIIAYFVVLYFAGTTLADSFTGVERPSYGVSTYFPVAAFAFVFLANRAIKKDEDLVRSLDRLR; from the coding sequence GTGGTGCTGCTGCTCAAAACGGGTCTTTTATCTTTGTCGCAAAACCTGCTCCTCATGATTCAGCGTATTCAAACCGTTTATCTTGCACTTGCCATATTGTCAATGGCGCTGATGTTTGCGTTCAAAATTTCCTACATTGAAACGGGCGATGACCTTGCCGTTATTACTGTTTATGGTGTTACCCTCAATGACCAAGCCGTTCAAAACAGCTGGCTCGTGTTGCCTCCCTGGGCCTGGAATGTGCTTATCATCGCAGCACTTGTTTCGGCTGTAGTTTTGTACCGCAATCGCCGCCGGCAAATGTTACTGGCCCGAACCTCGAGCTTGCTTATCATTGCCTACTTTGTAGTTCTGTACTTTGCAGGTACCACATTGGCAGACTCATTTACAGGAGTGGAGAGGCCTTCCTATGGCGTCAGCACATACTTTCCGGTTGCAGCCTTTGCGTTTGTTTTTCTGGCGAACAGGGCCATCAAGAAAGACGAAGATCTGGTGCGCTCGCTCGATAGACTGCGTTAG
- a CDS encoding PKD domain-containing protein — protein MKKAVLLFVLIVAQLSGFGQSQSQRVLFVGNSYTYYNNMPQIVANLALSLGDTLIHDSSTPPGYSFVQHVNNSNTLQKIGAGGWDCVVLQEQSQKPSFPMAQVEAEVLPYAAQLNNLILESSPCAQTVFYMTWGRKFGDAGNCPAWPPVCTYEGMDDLLYERYMLMAELNNAVVSPVGALWRYIIDNHPGIDLYDPDGSHPSESGSFAAACAFYAVLFRKNPATSSYNFILPPAMAETIRNAAETVVYNNLEQWSVGLFDVTSSFETSSTTVGPMEPVVFINLSTNANAYLWDFGDGNFSNDENPEHVYESAGMFNVQLTAYNDCDSALSSAQIYLIITSIAEIVSPNEILFYPNPSSGDVFINNNGPAIRRILLIDGWGRTSEITDNLVDGRPVSLSHLHPGAYFLQVYDVHGKVSTHKIIRTR, from the coding sequence ATGAAAAAAGCAGTATTACTATTCGTTCTGATTGTGGCCCAACTTTCAGGATTCGGCCAGTCTCAATCACAGCGAGTTCTTTTTGTGGGCAATAGCTATACGTACTACAACAACATGCCTCAAATTGTCGCAAATCTGGCACTTTCGCTGGGTGATACACTTATTCACGACAGCAGCACGCCACCGGGATATTCGTTTGTACAACACGTGAACAACTCAAACACTCTTCAGAAAATAGGTGCAGGGGGATGGGACTGCGTGGTGCTTCAGGAACAGAGTCAAAAACCCTCTTTTCCTATGGCACAAGTTGAAGCCGAGGTTCTGCCCTATGCCGCCCAGCTCAATAACCTTATACTAGAAAGCAGTCCTTGCGCTCAAACCGTGTTTTACATGACCTGGGGGCGAAAGTTCGGCGATGCCGGCAACTGCCCTGCATGGCCGCCTGTTTGCACGTATGAGGGAATGGATGACCTGCTCTACGAGCGATACATGCTGATGGCGGAGCTAAACAACGCCGTTGTTTCACCTGTAGGCGCATTGTGGCGGTACATCATCGATAATCATCCGGGAATTGACCTGTATGACCCCGACGGAAGTCACCCCTCTGAATCAGGCTCATTTGCAGCAGCGTGTGCGTTTTATGCTGTGCTATTCAGGAAAAACCCGGCCACATCATCCTACAATTTCATTCTTCCTCCCGCCATGGCCGAAACCATTCGAAACGCGGCGGAAACTGTTGTTTACAACAACCTTGAGCAGTGGAGCGTTGGCCTTTTTGATGTTACCAGCAGCTTCGAAACAAGCAGTACAACGGTAGGCCCCATGGAGCCTGTAGTGTTTATCAACCTCTCTACCAACGCAAACGCCTACCTATGGGATTTTGGCGACGGCAATTTTTCGAATGACGAAAACCCTGAACATGTGTACGAGTCGGCGGGCATGTTCAACGTGCAACTCACAGCCTATAATGACTGTGACTCAGCCCTGAGTTCAGCGCAAATCTACCTCATTATTACAAGTATTGCGGAAATAGTATCGCCAAATGAAATACTGTTCTACCCAAACCCGAGCTCAGGCGATGTGTTCATAAACAATAACGGTCCGGCAATCCGGCGTATCCTGCTGATTGATGGCTGGGGGCGCACTTCGGAGATAACCGACAATCTGGTTGACGGGCGGCCCGTTTCGCTTTCACACCTGCATCCCGGGGCTTACTTCCTGCAAGTTTATGATGTTCACGGAAAGGTGAGCACACACAAAATCATCAGGACGCGATAA
- a CDS encoding valine--tRNA ligase — protein MEIPKTYDPSSCEGKWYQYWMENGYFHSEPDSREPYTVVIPPPNVTGVLHMGHMLNNTIQDVLVRRARMMGKNACWVPGTDHASIATEAKVVRKLREKGIKKSDLSRDEFLEHAWDWTREHGGIILDQLKHLGASCDWERTRFTLDEKYYAAVVNTFIDLYRKGYIYRGERMINWDPAALTALSDEEVIYKEVQSKLYHVKYRVEGTDEWLTIATTRPETILGDTAICINPKDPRHEHLKGKRAVVPLVNRSIPIIEDEYVDMEFGTGCLKVTPAHDPNDYILGEKHQLEVIDVMNDDGTMSEAAALYIGQDRFEVRKLIAADLEKAGQLAKVEDYTNKVGFSERTDVVIEPRLSLQWWVSMKELAQPALDAVEKGEVSFYPDKFVNTYRHWMTNIKDWCISRQLWWGHRIPAWYLNDGEPIVAESAEEALRIAREQSGNAGLELSDLRQDEDVMDTWFSSWLWPMGVFDGFETEEEVSYYYPTNDLVTGPDIIFFWVARMIMAGYHYRDDRPFRNVYFTGIVRDSQGRKMSKQLGNSPDPLELIQTFGADGVRVGLLLTAPAGNDLPFDPKLCEQGRNFSNKIWNAFRLVKGWEPEAKDQPEAAKQSVAWMNARFSQALAEINASFERFRLSEALMTIYKLIWDDFCSWYLEMVKPPYGEQIDTTTLEQTQAFFEQMLKLLHPFMPFISEEIWQHLNKRNTPGEALVVSPWPQEETFDEAILKDFEKVMEIVTAIRNERKRNQIPNKEALELLIKEGKGHPKAFNAVIAHLCKLSFIASTADKPAGALTFMVSGNEYFIPVSRDQIDVEGELIKLEEELNYTRGFLQSVEKKLSNERFVSNAPEQVVAAERKKLSDASERIQIIEEKIASLR, from the coding sequence ATGGAAATCCCAAAAACATACGACCCGTCATCTTGCGAGGGCAAATGGTACCAGTACTGGATGGAAAACGGTTATTTTCACTCCGAACCCGACAGCCGCGAGCCATACACTGTGGTGATTCCTCCACCCAATGTAACCGGTGTTCTGCACATGGGGCATATGCTCAACAACACCATTCAGGATGTATTGGTACGACGGGCGCGCATGATGGGTAAAAACGCTTGCTGGGTGCCCGGTACGGACCATGCATCCATAGCCACTGAGGCTAAAGTGGTGCGCAAGCTGCGCGAAAAAGGTATCAAAAAATCGGATTTAAGCCGTGATGAGTTTTTGGAGCACGCATGGGATTGGACTCGTGAACACGGCGGGATTATCCTGGATCAGCTCAAGCATTTGGGAGCCAGTTGCGACTGGGAACGTACCCGTTTCACCCTCGATGAAAAATACTACGCCGCTGTTGTCAATACCTTTATAGACCTCTACCGCAAAGGCTATATCTACCGCGGCGAGCGGATGATTAACTGGGATCCTGCCGCGCTTACCGCCCTCAGCGACGAAGAAGTGATTTATAAGGAAGTGCAGTCGAAGCTGTACCACGTAAAATACCGTGTGGAGGGAACCGACGAATGGCTCACCATTGCCACCACGCGCCCCGAAACCATTTTGGGCGATACAGCTATTTGCATCAATCCCAAAGACCCTCGTCACGAACACCTTAAAGGCAAACGCGCCGTTGTGCCGTTGGTAAATCGCTCCATTCCCATCATTGAAGATGAGTACGTAGATATGGAGTTTGGTACAGGTTGCCTGAAGGTGACGCCGGCCCACGACCCCAACGATTACATCCTCGGCGAAAAACACCAACTGGAGGTGATTGACGTCATGAACGACGACGGAACCATGAGTGAGGCCGCGGCCTTGTACATCGGGCAAGACCGCTTTGAAGTGCGGAAACTCATCGCGGCCGATCTGGAAAAAGCCGGTCAGCTTGCTAAAGTGGAGGATTACACCAACAAAGTGGGCTTTTCGGAGCGCACGGATGTGGTTATTGAACCGCGCCTTTCACTTCAATGGTGGGTAAGCATGAAAGAGCTGGCCCAGCCTGCACTTGATGCGGTTGAAAAGGGTGAGGTGTCCTTTTACCCCGACAAATTTGTGAATACCTATCGCCACTGGATGACCAATATCAAAGATTGGTGTATCAGCCGCCAGTTGTGGTGGGGACACCGTATTCCGGCGTGGTATCTCAATGACGGGGAGCCTATTGTGGCCGAAAGCGCCGAGGAAGCCCTGCGCATTGCGCGCGAGCAAAGCGGCAATGCCGGACTTGAGCTGAGTGACTTGCGCCAGGACGAAGACGTAATGGACACCTGGTTTTCGTCGTGGTTGTGGCCCATGGGCGTATTTGATGGCTTTGAAACCGAAGAGGAGGTGAGCTATTACTATCCCACCAACGATTTGGTAACCGGACCGGATATCATCTTTTTCTGGGTAGCCCGAATGATTATGGCGGGATATCACTACCGGGATGATCGTCCGTTCAGAAATGTGTATTTCACTGGAATTGTGCGCGACAGCCAGGGACGGAAAATGAGCAAGCAACTGGGCAATTCACCCGATCCGTTGGAGCTTATTCAAACCTTTGGGGCCGACGGTGTTCGCGTAGGCCTGCTGCTCACGGCACCTGCCGGAAACGATTTACCCTTTGACCCGAAACTTTGCGAACAAGGCAGAAACTTCTCTAACAAAATCTGGAATGCTTTCCGACTGGTGAAAGGATGGGAGCCCGAAGCAAAAGACCAGCCTGAGGCTGCAAAACAGTCGGTGGCGTGGATGAATGCGCGCTTTTCGCAGGCACTGGCCGAAATCAATGCAAGTTTTGAGCGTTTCCGCTTGTCGGAAGCTTTGATGACCATTTACAAGCTCATTTGGGATGATTTCTGCTCGTGGTACCTTGAGATGGTGAAGCCACCTTACGGGGAGCAAATTGACACGACAACACTCGAGCAAACACAGGCTTTCTTCGAGCAAATGCTCAAACTGCTGCACCCTTTTATGCCGTTTATCTCCGAGGAAATCTGGCAGCACCTCAATAAGCGCAATACTCCTGGTGAGGCGCTCGTGGTGTCGCCCTGGCCACAAGAAGAGACCTTCGATGAGGCTATTCTGAAGGACTTTGAAAAAGTGATGGAAATTGTTACCGCCATTCGTAATGAGCGCAAGCGAAACCAGATTCCCAACAAGGAAGCCCTGGAGCTCCTCATCAAAGAAGGCAAGGGGCATCCTAAGGCTTTTAATGCCGTGATTGCACACTTGTGTAAGCTCTCATTCATCGCTTCAACCGCAGATAAACCCGCCGGAGCGCTGACGTTTATGGTGTCAGGTAATGAGTATTTTATACCCGTTTCTAGAGATCAGATAGATGTAGAAGGCGA